GGGCTCCGCATCTTTAAGAAGCCGGGCGGGGATTTGACGCTTAAGGGAGGCGCGGCTAGTCGCGGCCCCTATGACCGACGACAAAAAGCCCGACGAGAAGAAAAGCGCGCTTCCCGACCGCCTCAGCCTCGACCCTAGTAGCCCCCATTTCGACCAGCCGCTGCTGGAGCGCGGGGTCGGAATCCGCTTCAATGGGCAGGAGAAGACCAACGTCGAGGAATATTGCGTCTCGGAAGGCTGGATCAAAGTCGCTGCCGGGCGCAGCCTCGATCGCAATGGCCGGCCGATGATGCTGACCCTGAAGGGCAAGGTCGAACCCTATTTCGAAGACGAAGAAAAAGGCCGCGGCGAAAACGCCGAGGCCTGATTTCTTTCTCTGAAACGGCTCAGGCCGCTCGGGTACGTTCGCGCGCCTGATATTTGTCGTAGCCCTTCTTCGCCAGCCAACCGGCGCCCAGCGCCAGCCCCAGCGGACCAAGGCCGCGGCGAGCGATGATCGGCACCGCCGCGCCAATGAGTGCGCCGGTCGCCTTGTTGTTGCGCGAGGCAAGTTTCTGTCCGGCAAGTGCGCCGAGGATCTTGGCAAGCATGTCTTCATCCTTCCTGGGAAAATCGAATCCATGTTTCAATGAGTGGCGGGCGCTGCGGTTCCGGAATTGGTGGAATCCGCCAATCCGGGGTGGGAAAAATCCCCAAATGATCCCTCGTGATGGAAAAGTTGTTTCGAAAAATGGCTGAAAACCGCAATTGGCACGGTGCTTGAATATATCCCGGCATCGGCAGTTTGGGCTTGGCCCGGCAGCCGCCAAAAGGGAGAATGACAATGTTCGGTTCGAATATCCAACGCCAGCTCGTCGCCGCCTTCGCGGCGCTGCTGATGAGCACCGTCGCGGTTAGCGCCGCGGTCGGCCCGGCCTCGGTCTCGAATCCGGTGGTCGCCACCTATGCCTGACCTGGAGATCATCGAAGCCAAGGCGCCGGTCCGGGCCGTCCGGATGGAGCAGCCGCAGGAAGAGACGACGGTGCGTTTCGCGCCACTCGCCGGAATCCTCTCCGGCCCCATCTTCACCCGGGCGCGCGACATCATGGCCGCCAACTTCAACGAGCTTCTCGACCGGTCGGAAGATCCGGCCCGCATGATCCGCATGATCATCGTCGAGATGGAAGAAACGCTGGTCGAGATCCGCGCAACGGCAGCCCGCTCGATCGCCGACATCAAGGAAATGCGGCGCGCCATGAGCAGGCTTGAGGAGATCGGCGCCAATTGGGGCGACAAGGCCTCGCTGGCGCTCGAGAAGGGTCGTGAGGACCTCGCCCGGGCTGCTCTGGTAGAGAAGCAGAAGGCCAACGAAATGGCCGATGGCCTCTCGGCGGAGATCGCCGGGATCGAGGAAGTGCTTCGCGGCTATGAGGAGGACATCGCCAGGCTCCAGGCCAAGCTCTCGGAGGCCCGCGCCCGCCAGGCGTCGATCGCCAACCGGATCGAAAGTGCGATGACCCGCGCGCGGACCAGCGAGGTGCTTCATGGCGGACGGACCCAGGACGCATTCGCCCGCTTCGAGTTGCTCGAGCGGCGCGCCGACCTGGCGGAGGGTTATGCCGAGGCGCTTGGGCTGACCGGGCCGAAAAGCCTCGAAGAAGAAATTGCCGAGCTGAAAGCGGCCGATACGGTCGACGCCGAGCTCGAAGAGCTGAAGGCGGCCCTCGCGGGCCGGCGCTAAGGGAAGGGAAAAGGGGACATGGCAAACCATTACTCGCTCAATCGCCGCGACAAGAAAATCGCCGGAGTCTGCTCGAC
The window above is part of the Sphingomonas sp. HDW15A genome. Proteins encoded here:
- a CDS encoding DUF3297 family protein yields the protein MTDDKKPDEKKSALPDRLSLDPSSPHFDQPLLERGVGIRFNGQEKTNVEEYCVSEGWIKVAAGRSLDRNGRPMMLTLKGKVEPYFEDEEKGRGENAEA
- a CDS encoding PspA/IM30 family protein, with protein sequence MAANFNELLDRSEDPARMIRMIIVEMEETLVEIRATAARSIADIKEMRRAMSRLEEIGANWGDKASLALEKGREDLARAALVEKQKANEMADGLSAEIAGIEEVLRGYEEDIARLQAKLSEARARQASIANRIESAMTRARTSEVLHGGRTQDAFARFELLERRADLAEGYAEALGLTGPKSLEEEIAELKAADTVDAELEELKAALAGRR